Below is a window of Leptotrichia sp. oral taxon 215 str. W9775 DNA.
TTTCAAAGCTTGACTGAAGCATATTGTGATCTACATAAGCTACAGAAACTTCTGTTGCAACATCTTCTATATTCATGGAATTCAACTGAAGATACGCCATTGTTCCTGTTGAATCCTGTGTCAAAGTCTGATGAACTCTGACAGCGATTTCATTTCCCGCTTTTAACTCACCTTTTATCAAGTTATTGCTTAATATTTTATAGGTTAAGTTCATTCCCATAATTAGATTTCCTCCCAAATTTCATTTTATTTTAGTATCAATGAAATTATTATATAACTTTTAATTTACCCTAGTCAATAAATTCCCATGAAAAGCCCATATATTTTCATTATTAAAAAATCTATTATATATATCTTTAAAAGATAAAACTATATACAATTAATATAATTACAAAAAAAAGAACTGTTGCAGAAAATGGAATTTCCCATTTCCAAACAGTTCTTCTGTATTTTTTATTTTACATTATTTTTTTTGAACATCTAAAACTAATGTTTCTCCAGCTACAGCATTTCCTGATTCTACACCATTTAATGCTCCAAATTCATCTGAATTTGAAATAATTACAGGAGTAATTATTGATTTAGCATTTTCCTTTAAGAAATCATAATCATACTTAATTAGAGGAGTTCCTTTTTTTACAACATCTCCTTCATTTACTAATCTTTCAAATCCTTTTCCTTCAAGTTTTACTGTATCCATTCCAAAGTGAACGAATATTTCTAATCCTGAAGGTGTTACAATACTGAACGCATGATTTGTTTCAAATATTTTTTCAAGTTTCCCATCTGCAGGTGCTAACATTACTCCTGATTCTGATGGCTCAATAGCTATTCCATCCCCTATCATTTTTTGAGCAAAAACTTCATCAGGTACTTCTGATAAAGGTAAAAGCTTTCCTGAAATTGGTGCAAATACCTTTCCATTAAATTCTTGTGTTTCAGCTTCTTTTTTCCCTTTGAATAAATCGAATAAACCCATTTTAGACCTCCATAAAATTTTATTATATAATTAACATTGTTTAATATATATATAAATGTACCATATAAAGAATAAATAGTCAATGAATAAATAGCCAATTTTTTCTTTATTTATAACTATTTTGATTTATAATCATTCTTACATTTCCAATTATAATTCAAATAATTTTT
It encodes the following:
- a CDS encoding PTS glucose transporter subunit IIA, whose product is MGLFDLFKGKKEAETQEFNGKVFAPISGKLLPLSEVPDEVFAQKMIGDGIAIEPSESGVMLAPADGKLEKIFETNHAFSIVTPSGLEIFVHFGMDTVKLEGKGFERLVNEGDVVKKGTPLIKYDYDFLKENAKSIITPVIISNSDEFGALNGVESGNAVAGETLVLDVQKK